Genomic window (Mycolicibacterium smegmatis):
GCCCCAGCCCACCAGACCATCGTCGGTGGTGATCTTGAGGGTGACGTAGTTGCGTCCTGGTGCCGTGACGAGCACATCCGCGGCGACGATCTTCATGCTTACATACAAGTACTGACGCGCAAGATCTGTCAACAGGGCAGGTATTCCAATAAGCTGTCTCCATGACGGCGCCGAAGCAGGGTACGAACCGTGAACGTGTGTATGCCGAGCTGCGGCGACAGATCGTCACCCTGGCGCTCGCGCCCGGCGCCTCGCTGTCGGAGAACGAACTCGCCGCGCAGCTCTCGGTGAGTCGCACACCGGTCCGGGAGAGCCTGATCCTGCTCGCTGACGAGGGCCTGGTGCAGATCTTTCCCAAGCTGGGCTCCTTCGTGGCCAGGATCGACCCCGAACGTGTGGCCGACGCGCAGTTCATCCGCGAGGCGATCGAACTCGCCAACATCCCGCAGGCCGTGGAACGTGCCGATCGCGCCGCGATCGCGGAGTTGCGTGCGCTGATCGCGGCGCAGCGCGAGACCACCGACGTCAACACCTTTTTCGAACTCGACGAACAGTTCCACCGATGCCTGCTCGCCACCGGTGGCCACGCCAACGCCTGGCGGACCGTCGTGGCCGCCAAAGCCCACCTGGACCGGGCGCGTCGACTCGGGATGCTCAGTGAGAGCTCGATCCAGTCGTTGACGGACGAGCATGCCGCCATCGTCGACGCGGTGGACGGCGGTGACGGCGACAAGGCGACCGCGGCACTGCGGGATCACCTGCGCAAGGTGTTCACCGACATCGAGAAGATCCGCTCACGTTCTCCTGAGCTGTTCGCCGACGGAGCCACCGCTCGCCCCACGCGTCGTGTCGTAGCCGTCTGGCAGTAGGTCGCTGCGCGCCGTTCAGTGGCGATCTTGTCGGTACCGACTGTTGACAAGGCTTGGCTCTCAGGGCTTGTATGTAAGTAATGCCGCTCACATCCGCTCGTCGCGGGAGCTCTTGCCCGGCCGCCTCAGCAGCAAGGAACGCACGATGACCAACAACGTGGAAACGCCACGGGACACACAGAACGAATCGAACCGGGCGACGCCGAATCTGCGCAGGA
Coding sequences:
- a CDS encoding GntR family transcriptional regulator is translated as MTAPKQGTNRERVYAELRRQIVTLALAPGASLSENELAAQLSVSRTPVRESLILLADEGLVQIFPKLGSFVARIDPERVADAQFIREAIELANIPQAVERADRAAIAELRALIAAQRETTDVNTFFELDEQFHRCLLATGGHANAWRTVVAAKAHLDRARRLGMLSESSIQSLTDEHAAIVDAVDGGDGDKATAALRDHLRKVFTDIEKIRSRSPELFADGATARPTRRVVAVWQ